The Malus domestica chromosome 10, GDT2T_hap1 genome contains a region encoding:
- the LOC139188551 gene encoding uncharacterized protein — protein sequence MSANEYYRRFTDLSRYDPEVTANPVKMLLRFRFGTKKKWRSIATSTPCVTYQEFYEVLLWIEDSENMPSESEDEEEKNGNQRRDDKGKRGTKGDSLSKSRLLLAVQDLQGSLLAKTGCGVHANRGRSERQQNHRRIHNMSLQDAQNNPDLIMGTLNILGHFARVNPGCPVMVEDIAMPPNLMSLDIMDFDVILGTDWLHYNRAKIYCYGKTVTFHYPGLPEVTFVGEPNGVEDVHVVIYFSDVFPEDLPRLPPDKDVEFVIDLLPGTNPISLTPYRMAPAELRELKVQLQELVDKGFIQPNTSPWEAPVLFVRKKDGTSRLCIDYRQLNRVTIKNCYLLPRIDDLFDHLRGAYVFSKIDLRSGYYQLKIKNEDVLKTAFGTRYGHYEFLVMPFGHSSGFSEIGSCRELEQPRTVIELKYYLTHAPVLALPDDSGKQNVKAKRKKSFGLMQPLPIPQWKWENITMDFVYKLPRTQNGFDGIWVVVDQLTKSAHFIPVREKYSLSRLAKLFMSKIVKYHGVPVNIISDRDPRFTSKFWVAFQEALGMKLLYSTAYHPQTYGQFERTIQTLEDMLRSSVLKFGDGWHDCLDLMEFAYNNNYHSSIGMAPFEALYGKSCRTPLCWSEVGERVLVGPKIVEETTQNVQIIKSNLKAAQDQQKSLANKHAIDRKYNVGDWVFLKLSPWKCVVQFGKNGKLSPRYIRPYMITERVGKVAYRLELPLELSKINADLTYDEEPVTLLDWKDKELRNKTMRLVKVSWRNHSVKEATWETEDRIREMYPHLFYDY from the exons ATGTCAGCGAATGAATATTACAGGAGGTTCACTGATTTGTCGCGATATGATCCGGAGGTTACTGCTAATCCGGTTAAGATGCTCCTCCGTTTCAGATttggtactaagaagaaatggcgttctataGCGACATCGACTCCCTGTGTCACTTACCAAgagttttatgaggttttactGTGGATAGAGGACTCAGAGAACATGCCCAgtgaaagtgaggatgaggaagaaaagaatgggaaCCAGAGGCGAGATGATAAAGGAAAACG tggtaccAAGGGGGACAGTCTCAGCAAGTCGAGATTGCTGCTAGCAGTGCAGGATCTTCAAGGCAGTCTATTAGCCAAGACAGGATGTGGTGTTCATGCTAACAGAGGTCGCAGTGAACGACAACAGAATCATAGGCGTATCCATAACATGTCACTacaagatgctcagaacaatcctgatttgatcatgggtacattaaatattcttggtcattttgctaga GTAaatccaggatgtccagtgatggtagaggaTATTGCTATGCCACCTAATCTTATgtcgttggatattatggattttgatgtaattctgggcactgattggttgcactataatcgtgccaagatatattgttatggaaagacagtcacatttcattatcctggattacctgaagttacatttgtaggagagcctaATGG tgtggaggatgtgcATGTGGTCATATATTTTTCGGATGTATTCCCGGAGGATTTGCCTAGATTACCACCAGATAAAGAtgtggagtttgttattgatttgcttccaggtacgaatcctatctctttgactccttatagaatggctcctgctgaattaagggaattgaaagttcaattgcaagaattagtggataaaggttttattcagcctaatACTTCACCTTGGGAAGCTCCAgtcttatttgtgaggaagaaagacggaACTTCAAggctgtgcattgattacaggcaattaaATAGGGTAACAATTAAGAATTGTTATCTGTTacctcgtatagatgatttatttgatcatctCCGAGGTGCCtatgtattttctaagattgacttgaggtcaggttactaccagttgaagattaaaaatgaagatgtcctTAAGACCGCATTcgggactcgatatggtcattatgagtttcttgtgatgccattcgg gcattcaagtggattctcagaaatTGGCAGCTGTAGAGAATtagagcaacctcgaaccgtcatcgag ttgaagtattatctcactcatgcacctgttctagcacttccagatgatagcg gaaaacagaat gttaaagctAAAAGGAAGAAGTcgtttgggttgatgcagccacttcccattccacaatggaaatgggaaaatattactatggattttgtgtacaagcttcctcgtacacagaATGGATTTGACGGCATTTGGGTAGTAGTTGATCagcttactaagtcagcacattttattccagtgagggaaaaatattcgttaagccgattagctaagttatttatgtcgaagattgtgaagtaccatggtgttCCAGTTAATATTATCTCAGATCGAGAtcctagatttacttctaagttctggGTAGCATTTCAAGAAGCTCTTGGTATGAAattactttatagtacggcatatcatcctcagacaTATGGACAATttgagaggactattcagacactagaagatatgttgagatcttcagtgcttaAGTTTGGCGatggttggcatgattgtttggatttgatggagttcgcctaTAACAACAATTATCATTcaagtattggtatggcaccatttgaggcactttacgGGAAATCTTGCCGTACAcctctatgttggtcagaggttggcgaaagagttttagtgggccctaAGATTGTGGaggagactactcaaaatgttcagataattaagtctaacctgaaagcggcccaggatcaACAAAAGAGCTTAGCAAACAAGCATGCCATTGATCGGAagtataatgtaggtgattgggtatttctgaagctatcaccttggaaatGTGTTGTACAATTTGGAAAGAACGGCAAGTTGAGTCCCAGGTACATTagaccatatatgatcactgAGCGAGTCGGTaaggttgcttacaggcttgagttgcctctagagttgtccaag attaatgcagatttgacatatgatgaggaaccagtgactcttttggattggaaggataaggaacTAAGGAATAAGACTATGCGTTTGGTGAAAGTGTcatggagaaatcattcagtgaaagaagctacttgggagacagaggatcggataagagagatgtatccacacttgttttatgattattaa